The Paramisgurnus dabryanus chromosome 1, PD_genome_1.1, whole genome shotgun sequence genome includes a window with the following:
- the LOC135720421 gene encoding tumor necrosis factor receptor superfamily member 14-like isoform X2 yields MTRMFMGEYFTRWRELKGQVGLPTRSFYWKGKRVLMHCDEFTSITCIPCIKDTYTDSSNGLSKCLQCSVCDLSNGLKVKKECTVTSDTVCEPLPGHYCKEVKRKNCLNARKHRTCSPGQYINQTGTEFQNTECADCPAGSYSDGTLCQLHTNCDSLGKITIKPGTEKDDAKCSDNGPSYILPLSLTLCGVTLLCVLAVIVITVKKKNSYRPAVQDQHASL; encoded by the exons atgaccagaatgtttatgggagaatatttcacacgctggcgtgagctaaaaggacaggttgggcttcccacgcgaagtttctactggaaag gaAAGCGAGTTTTAATGCACTGTGATGAGTTCACAAGCATAACATGTATACCATGTATTAAAGACACATACACTGACTCCTCTAATGGATTATCCAAATGTCTGCAATGTTCTGTCTGTGATTTAA GTAATGGCCTGAAAGTAAAGAAAGAATGTACAGTGACATCAGATACAGTGTGTGAGCCTCTGCCAGGTCATTACTGTAAAGAAGTAAAgaggaaaaactgtttaaatgccAGAAAGCACAGAACCTGCTCACCTGGACAGTATATCAACCAGACCG GAACAGAATTTCAAAATACGGAGTGTGCAGACTGCCCTGCTGGTTCATATTCAGATGGTACACTTTGCCAATTACACACAAA CTGTGACTCTCTTGGGAAAATAACAATTAAACCAGGAACAGAAAAAGATGATGCTAAGTGTAGTGATAATGGACCATCTTATATACTGCCTTTGAGTCTTACTTTGTGTGGAGTTACTTTGTTGTGTGTGTTGGCTGTCATTGTAATTACCGTAAAGAAGAAAAACTCTTATCGTCCAGCAGTTCAGGATCAGCATGcaagtttataa